The following are encoded together in the Coffea arabica cultivar ET-39 chromosome 1c, Coffea Arabica ET-39 HiFi, whole genome shotgun sequence genome:
- the LOC113724457 gene encoding glucan endo-1,3-beta-glucosidase-like, which produces MRIYAPDHEVLNALRGTNIELLVDVANEDIQSIATNPSAAANWVQNNIKNYSPAVKFRYIAVGNEVSLSSSIAQYVGPAMERIQSALASAGLQNQIKVSTSIAGNLLSVSYPPSQGSFSNEARPFIKPIINLLVQNNAPLLVNVYPYFSYIGDPVNIHLDYALFTSQGIVVQDGSFGYRNIFYAILDAHYSALEKEGGSNVDIVVSETGWPSDGNPPAASSGNAGTYYRNVISHVKSGQGTPRRPRTGIETYLFAMFDENQKLGAETERHFGLFFPNQQSKYGISFN; this is translated from the coding sequence ATGAGAATTTATGCCCCAGACCATGAAGTTCTCAATGCTCTAAGAGGAACCAATATAGAACTTCTAGTCGATGTTGCCAACGAAGACATTCAATCCATTGCGACCAATCCTTCGGCAGCTGCAAATTGGGTTcaaaacaacataaaaaattACTCACCAGCTGTGAAGTTCAGATACATAGCGGTTGGAAATGAAGTATCATTAAGTTCTAGCATCGCTCAATATGTCGGTCCAGCCATGGAAAGGATACAAAGCGCATTAGCATCGGCAGGGCTTCAGAACCAAATCAAGGTTTCAACATCAATAGCTGGAAATCTGTTAAGCGTTTCTTATCCTCCCTCACAAGGATCATTTTCAAACGAGGCTAGACCCTTCATTAAACCTATAATTAATCTTCTAGTCCAAAATAATGCACCATTGCTAGTCAATGTGTATCCCTACTTCAGCTATATCGGTGATCCAGTCAACATTCATCTCGATTATGCATTATTCACCTCACAAGGAATTGTTGTTCAAGATGGCTCGTTTGGATATCGAAACATTTTTTATGCAATTTTGGATGCTCATTATTCAGCTCTAGAAAAAGAAGGTGGTTCTAACGTAGACATTGTTGTGTCGGAAACTGGCTGGCCATCGGATGGGAATCCTCCTGCTGCATCATCTGGAAATGCGGGCACTTACTATAGGAATGTGATTAGCCATGTTAAGAGTGGACAAGGGACTCCAAGAAGGCCTCGAACAGGTATAGAAACTTATCTGTTTGCCATGTTTGATGAAAACCAGAAGCTTGGAGCAGAGACAGAGAGACATTTTGGCCTCTTTTTTCCAAATCAACAGTCTAAGTATGGAATCAGTTTCAACTAA